Proteins co-encoded in one Gossypium arboreum isolate Shixiya-1 chromosome 11, ASM2569848v2, whole genome shotgun sequence genomic window:
- the LOC108459583 gene encoding homeobox-leucine zipper protein HAT3-like, which yields MDDKDDSLGLSLSLGCAQNQPSLKLNLMPLALPCMQNLQQRNIWSELFQSSDGQLETRSVAGGIDVNQAPALTECEEEDGVSSPNSTVSSIGGKRNGRDPVCDETEAERPSCSRTSDDEDGVGAGDDASRKKLRLSKEQSLVLEETFKEHSTLNPKQKLALAMQLNLRPRQVEVWFQNRRARTKLKQTEVDCEYLKRCCDNLTEENRRLQKEVQELRALKLSPQLYTHINPPTTLTMCPSCERVAVASSSSLSLPTSFAPNSKHQRPVPASSWAALPLPVTHRPFNASASRP from the exons ATGGATGATAAAGATGACAGTTTGGGGTTAAGTTTGAGCTTGGGATGTGCTCAGAATCAGCCCTCGTTGAAGCTAAATCTCATGCCTTTAGCTTTACCTTGCATGCAAAACCTTCAGCAGAGGAACATTTGGAGTGAACTGTTTCAGTCTTCTG ATGGACAGTTGGAAACAAGATCAGTTGCTGGTGGAATTGATGTGAACCAGGCACCGGCCTTGACTGAATGCGAGGAAGAAGATGGGGTCTCCTCGCCTAACAGCACCGTTTCAAGCATAGGTGGAAAGAGAAACGGGAGAGACCCCGTGTGCGATGAAACCGAGGCTGAGAGACCGTCTTGCTCTCGTACCAGTGACGATGAAGATGGCGTGGGTGCTGGTGACGATGCCTCGAGGAAGAAGCTTAGGCTTTCAAAGGAACAATCGTTGGTGCTTGAAGAAACCTTCAAGGAACATAGCACCCTTAATCCG AAGCAAAAGTTGGCACTGGCAATGCAATTGAATCTGAGGCCTAGGCAAGTGGAGGTTTGGTTCCAGAACAGAAGAGCAAG GACAAAGTTGAAGCAGACGGAAGTTGACTGTGAGTATCTAAAAAGATGTTGCGACAATCTAACAGAGGAAAACAGAAGGCTTCAGAAGGAAGTGCAAGAGCTTCGAGCATTAAAACTCTCCCCACAGCTCTACACCCACATCAACCCTCCCACAACCCTCACCATGTGCCCTTCTTGTGAACGTGTGGCTGTTGCTTCTTCTTCGTCCTTATCCTTGCCTACTTCCTTTGCCCCTAACTCAAAGCATCAAAGGCCGGTACCCGCCAGTTCTTGGGCTGCATTGCCATTGCCTGTTACTCATCGACCCTTCAATGCCTCTGCTTCTAGACCATAG
- the LOC108459546 gene encoding uncharacterized protein LOC108459546 has protein sequence MSPEFGNGSSDSSGPSAMDSSDGSDKSENGSFTDLTCENLEGKLNKSGALGSPMPWRWSSGRMRQRFDGGGVTRPSHFRPLSVDESQFQSLKSRSLHSQLASQSHSPSSSSPSHPSSSEPPKSKMIESLKESSPSQSFPLPSPLKRRKPLIASHSRQYSDGSLLGTRSRKCFEDELEEFRDSKKDDDSSTNKERISSYPLKFDAKPIAPSKASSRGKSVRTFRGSGITIIGSGDAGEKQGNHTKGCDEIEKSEGYKGGSDPKVGHCNPSVVFNRQNLGGNAYMPHPTYSSNRNQEFAENSESERGDEDFRERSDEATMSGTTSVAGSDTYEVDRKAGEFIAKFREQIRLQRTTSIDTLKGFNVNFLE, from the coding sequence ATGAGTCCTGAATTTGGCAATGGATCGAGTGATTCTTCGGGTCCGAGTGCGATGGATTCATCGGATGGTTCTGATAAGAGTGAAAATGGGAGCTTTACTGATTTGACTTGCGAAAATTTGGAGGGGAAGTTGAACAAGAGTGGTGCTTTGGGTTCTCCGATGCCTTGGCGTTGGAGTTCAGGAAGGATGAGACAACGATTTGACGGTGGTGGTGTCACACGCCCTTCTCATTTCAGGCCTCTCTCAGTTGacgaatctcaatttcaatcaCTCAAATCACGGTCTTTACACTCCCAACTCGCTTCCCAATCACATTCACCGAGTAGCTCGTCTCCCTCGCATCCCAGTTCTTCAGAACCGCCAAAATCCAAAATGATTGAATCCCTGAAGGAAAGCAGTCCCAGCCAGTCTTTTCCTCTGCCTTCACCATTAAAAAGACGGAAGCCACTAATTGCATCGCATTCTCGGCAGTATAGTGATGGCTCCTTATTGGGGACCCGCTCAAGGAAATGCTTTGAGGATGAATTGGAGGAATTCCGTGACAGCAAAaaggatgatgattcatcaaCCAACAAAGAAAGGATCTCAAGTTATCCCTTGAAATTTGATGCAAAGCCTATAGCTCCCTCCAAGGCTTCCTCAAGAGGGAAGTCTGTTCGAACTTTTAGAGGTAGTGGCATTACCATAATTGGGTCTGGGGATGCCGGAGAGAAGCAGGGAAATCATACAAAAggatgtgatgaaattgaaaagtCTGAGGGTTACAAAGGTGGAAGTGACCCTAAAGTAGGACATTGTAATCCCTCGGTTGTGTTCAACAGGCAGAATCTTGGAGGTAATGCTTACATGCCACACCCAACATATTCCAGTAACCGGAACCAAGAGTTTGCAGAGAATTCCGAGTCGGAGAGAGGGGATGAAGATTTTCGAGAAAGGTCAGATGAAGCAACCATGTCTGGAACTACGAGTGTAGCAGGAAGTGATACTTATGAGGTTGATAGGAAGGCTGGTGAGTTTATAGCCAAGTTCAGAGAGCAGATTAGGCTTCAAAGAACAACATCAATTGATACACTAAAAGGGTTCAACGTGAATTTTTTAGAGTAG